Genomic window (Candidatus Poribacteria bacterium):
AACCCGCGTATTGTGCACCGCCAGCATCGACGACCGGGTACCCTTTCATTTGAGAGGCAAGAACCGGGGCTGGGTAACAGGTGAATACAGCATGTTACCGGGATCAA
Coding sequences:
- the rph gene encoding ribonuclease PH (RNase PH; tRNA nucleotidyltransferase; forms hexamers in Bacillus subtilis; phosphoroltic 3'-5' exoribonuclease; involved in maturation of tRNA precursors and removes terminal nucleotides near CCA acceptor arms of mature tRNAs), with the protein product MKRIDKRHNDQLRPVRITRGYTKHPAGSVLMETGETRVLCTASIDDRVPFHLRGKNRGWVTGEYSMLPGS